Proteins from one Parasteatoda tepidariorum isolate YZ-2023 chromosome 4, CAS_Ptep_4.0, whole genome shotgun sequence genomic window:
- the LOC139424783 gene encoding uncharacterized protein yields MTGFSLSIFTVAIVFGLSSATHGGSRVVVKPAASVSYSNPAYAYPPLPLPPAPTATTYRYDFRYNPLKYGYASPSFPVAPLPQAVPVPQQYAVSAYPVSYSWAAYGPPSVPAVPAMPAYAPPAYSPSPAYSSPPAYSPPHAHHFIDRQLAAAAAAAAAHRYHHHHH; encoded by the exons atgactggattttCA CTTTCGATTTTTACTGTAGCTATCGTCTTCGGACTTTCGTCTGCCACTCACGGTGGTAGTCGCGTTGTTGTAAAACCTGCAGCTtctgtctcatactccaatccTGCTTATGCGTACCCTCCACTTCCTCTACCTCCAGCTCCAACTGCAACCACTTACAGATATGACTTCCGATACAATCCATTAAAATACGGATATGCTTCACCCTCTTTCCCTGTTGCACCATTGCCTCAAGCAGTACCAGTGCCACAGCAATACGCTGTTTCTGCATATCCTGTATCCTATTCATGGGCAGCATATGGACCTCCCTCTGTACCAGCAGTTCCTGCTATGCCAGCCTATGCTCCACCAGCGTACAGCCCTTCACCAGCTTACAGCTCTCCACCAGCGTACAGCCCTCCACATGCTCATCATTTCATCGATCGTCAACTTGCTGCTGCTGCAGCAGCAGCAGCTGCACATCGTTATCATCACCACCATCACTAA